The following proteins are encoded in a genomic region of Cyclonatronum proteinivorum:
- a CDS encoding HAD family hydrolase, with the protein MESANAFISIDFWNTIVNAHTNGEKRARRRVEALHKLAGSFGKDITAADVKQAHAHASARFDEIWLGQSRTPGSYELVGFTLDYLELSVTAQQQRDLAHIYEESLLDGPPELAPGVTEAVSKLAQHYKLGIISDTMFSPGRVLKAFLDTHGLGQHFTAFAFSDEVGVSKPHPKMFEKILHETGTGTQGSWHIGDIQQTDIKGAQGFGIKGILYTGVSDFHKKDTTADLICESWEQVCEAVLNPPAVSS; encoded by the coding sequence ATGGAATCTGCCAACGCTTTTATCTCAATCGACTTCTGGAACACCATCGTCAACGCCCATACCAATGGCGAAAAGCGCGCCCGGCGAAGGGTTGAAGCGCTTCACAAACTGGCCGGGTCTTTTGGGAAGGACATTACCGCAGCGGATGTAAAACAGGCCCATGCACATGCCTCTGCGCGTTTTGACGAAATTTGGCTGGGGCAGTCCCGTACACCGGGTTCGTACGAGCTGGTAGGCTTCACCCTTGATTACCTCGAACTTTCCGTAACAGCACAGCAACAGCGTGATCTTGCGCATATTTACGAAGAATCCCTGCTTGACGGTCCGCCTGAACTGGCACCGGGTGTTACCGAAGCCGTCAGCAAACTTGCACAGCACTATAAGCTGGGTATCATTTCAGATACCATGTTTTCTCCGGGACGGGTGCTGAAAGCTTTTCTGGATACGCACGGTCTCGGGCAGCATTTTACCGCTTTTGCTTTTTCGGATGAGGTGGGCGTGAGCAAGCCCCATCCCAAAATGTTTGAAAAAATTCTGCACGAAACCGGAACCGGCACACAGGGCTCCTGGCACATCGGAGACATTCAGCAAACCGATATTAAAGGCGCACAGGGTTTTGGGATCAAAGGCATTTTGTACACCGGGGTAAGTGACTTCCATAAAAAAGACACAACCGCCGATCTTATTTGCGAAAGCTGGGAACAGGTTTGTGAAGCGGTCCTTAACCCCCCTGCTGTCTCATCATGA
- a CDS encoding D-glycero-alpha-D-manno-heptose-1,7-bisphosphate 7-phosphatase: MITTAALQPACFLDRDGTLNVDHDFVHRPDEWDWIPGVPDALLRLQRAGYKLIVVTNQSGIARGRFSMEDVEALHAYAARQLAESGVHISGWYIAPWHPDFHNGKDPALLAERKPGTGLFERAALEHQLDLSRSFMVGDKASDLKPALKLGIRPFLVRSRFYSEELERWCASQNIAIADDLPQLLQREPELLHP; the protein is encoded by the coding sequence ATGATCACAACTGCTGCTCTTCAGCCTGCCTGTTTCCTTGACCGGGACGGCACCCTGAATGTTGACCACGATTTTGTGCACCGCCCCGATGAGTGGGACTGGATCCCCGGCGTACCGGATGCGCTCCTACGGCTGCAGCGTGCCGGGTATAAGCTGATTGTCGTCACCAATCAGTCAGGCATTGCTCGTGGCCGTTTTTCTATGGAAGATGTGGAAGCACTCCATGCGTATGCTGCCCGTCAGCTTGCGGAAAGCGGCGTGCACATCAGCGGGTGGTACATTGCCCCCTGGCACCCTGATTTCCATAATGGCAAAGATCCGGCGCTGCTGGCAGAACGCAAACCCGGCACCGGTCTGTTTGAACGTGCTGCTTTGGAACATCAGCTCGACCTGAGCCGGTCTTTCATGGTTGGTGATAAGGCAAGTGATCTGAAACCGGCCCTGAAACTCGGCATTCGCCCTTTTCTGGTGCGTTCGCGCTTTTATTCGGAGGAGCTGGAGAGATGGTGTGCATCCCAAAATATCGCGATCGCCGATGACCTGCCGCAGTTGCTCCAGCGTGAACCAGAACTCCTTCACCCCTGA
- a CDS encoding NUDIX domain-containing protein gives MDKIENWAEKSAWLKEIPHNSKQVYKGVLLDAWQDEVILPDHSLSKREYIRHPGASVVLPVFDNGDVLLLGQYRYPVKQALLEVPAGKLDAGEPPEVTARRELTEETGLTCQNLHYVGFFHPCIGYSDEVIHLFAAWNLTVGRDNMDDDEFLTHFRLPFRQAVEMVHAGEITDSKTIVSLLRTQAWWHAHGPFKLSETNQSGE, from the coding sequence TTGGACAAAATTGAAAATTGGGCTGAAAAATCAGCCTGGCTGAAAGAAATACCGCACAACAGCAAACAGGTTTATAAAGGCGTGCTGCTTGATGCCTGGCAGGATGAAGTAATTCTTCCGGATCATAGCCTGTCAAAGCGGGAGTATATCCGGCACCCGGGTGCTTCGGTTGTGCTACCTGTTTTTGATAACGGGGATGTGCTGCTGCTGGGTCAGTACCGCTATCCGGTAAAACAGGCGCTGCTGGAAGTGCCTGCCGGTAAACTCGATGCGGGTGAACCGCCCGAAGTGACGGCCCGCCGGGAACTAACCGAAGAAACCGGCCTCACCTGTCAGAACCTGCACTATGTTGGTTTTTTCCACCCCTGTATCGGATATTCCGACGAAGTAATTCACCTCTTTGCCGCGTGGAACCTTACGGTTGGGCGTGACAATATGGATGATGACGAGTTTCTGACCCATTTTCGTCTCCCGTTCAGGCAGGCTGTTGAAATGGTTCATGCGGGCGAAATTACCGATTCCAAGACCATCGTTTCATTGCTGCGTACCCAAGCCTGGTGGCATGCGCACGGGCCGTTTAAACTCTCTGAAACAAACCAATCCGGGGAATGA
- a CDS encoding CDP-alcohol phosphatidyltransferase family protein, protein METIKAITDTRIKPTRQIWTVGNFLSVSRILALPILIWLHYNNDFQPNFEMKLVVAYIILSDFLDGFASRALNQVSEMGKWLDPLADKACAGILFAYVWWIGMVPSWLFGFIILRDVLILAGSLLIKQKRGKVAMSMMAGKIAVNILALYWLALVFTNAETLILVLKYASVLMLAYSSYIYLKRGYEIMQGAQYD, encoded by the coding sequence TTGGAAACTATCAAAGCCATTACCGATACCCGTATAAAGCCGACCAGACAAATCTGGACGGTAGGTAATTTTCTGTCCGTTTCCAGAATCCTTGCTCTGCCTATTCTGATTTGGCTGCATTATAACAATGATTTTCAGCCGAATTTTGAAATGAAGCTGGTTGTGGCATACATCATCCTGTCGGACTTCCTTGATGGCTTCGCTTCCCGCGCGCTCAATCAGGTCAGCGAGATGGGTAAATGGCTTGATCCGCTGGCCGACAAAGCTTGTGCGGGCATTTTGTTTGCCTACGTATGGTGGATCGGTATGGTACCGAGCTGGCTCTTCGGCTTTATTATTCTTCGGGATGTGCTCATCCTTGCCGGCTCACTCTTAATCAAGCAGAAAAGAGGTAAAGTTGCCATGTCGATGATGGCGGGTAAAATTGCGGTCAACATCCTTGCCCTGTACTGGCTCGCCCTTGTATTTACCAATGCCGAAACCCTCATCCTCGTATTAAAATATGCCAGTGTACTCATGCTTGCTTATTCGAGCTACATTTATCTGAAACGGGGCTATGAAATAATGCAGGGTGCGCAGTACGACTGA
- the ftsY gene encoding signal recognition particle-docking protein FtsY: MSFLEKLGFKKKEERLKDGLEKSRTGLLSKLGKAVIGKDTVDDEVLDDLEEVLITSDVGVATTLKIIRRIEARVKKDKYLNTSELQQILREEIIALLRENDTDKPAEFGAETPAKPHVIMVVGVNGVGKTTTIGKLAWHYRQADKNVLLGAADTFRAAAVNQLTIWSERAGVPIVQQGQNADPAAVAYDTVASAKKRGADVVLIDTAGRLHNKKGLMDELSKIKRVMSKVVPEAPHEVLLVLDASTGQNAMQQAKAFTQAVDITGLALTKLDGTAKGGIVIGISSELNVPVKYIGVGEQAADLQVFDRVSFVNALFDKTP; the protein is encoded by the coding sequence ATGAGTTTTTTAGAAAAATTAGGTTTTAAAAAAAAGGAAGAGCGTCTTAAAGACGGTCTTGAAAAAAGCCGTACAGGCCTGCTCAGCAAGCTTGGCAAAGCCGTAATCGGGAAAGATACCGTTGATGATGAGGTGCTGGATGATCTGGAGGAGGTACTCATTACTTCCGATGTTGGCGTAGCAACAACCCTCAAAATTATCCGCCGCATAGAAGCGCGGGTGAAAAAGGACAAGTATCTGAATACCAGCGAACTGCAGCAAATTCTGAGAGAAGAAATTATTGCGCTGTTACGGGAGAACGACACGGACAAACCGGCTGAATTCGGAGCCGAAACGCCCGCTAAACCGCATGTCATCATGGTTGTAGGTGTCAACGGTGTTGGAAAAACAACAACCATCGGCAAATTGGCCTGGCATTACAGGCAGGCTGACAAAAACGTGCTGCTGGGTGCCGCAGATACTTTCCGGGCGGCAGCCGTGAATCAGCTCACCATTTGGAGCGAACGCGCCGGGGTTCCGATTGTGCAGCAGGGACAAAATGCAGACCCGGCCGCAGTAGCTTACGATACCGTCGCTTCCGCCAAAAAACGCGGTGCCGATGTTGTGCTGATTGATACCGCAGGTCGCCTTCACAACAAAAAAGGCCTGATGGATGAGCTTTCTAAAATTAAGCGCGTTATGAGTAAAGTAGTACCGGAAGCACCGCATGAAGTGCTGCTTGTTCTTGATGCCTCAACGGGTCAAAATGCCATGCAGCAGGCCAAGGCGTTTACGCAGGCTGTGGATATCACCGGTCTGGCCTTAACCAAGCTTGATGGCACAGCTAAAGGGGGTATTGTTATTGGTATTTCATCTGAGCTTAATGTGCCGGTGAAGTACATCGGTGTAGGCGAACAGGCAGCTGATTTACAGGTATTTGACCGCGTAAGCTTTGTGAATGCACTTTTTGATAAAACACCATAA
- a CDS encoding CHAT domain-containing protein, whose product MKPHGSLIVCCIIFLTLFGADAKVWGYNGLTDVTTLTIQDQEVVQDSTQVVFDWIVQAQQYRRHAKPDSAALMLDAAESYLARNPHENLSYMLFTERGFLYRELGQYDEAIQSFRSIFQIISENDVHRNAVVHNSIATLLRETGEFIAAIEYHEHSLYFRNQVESGGELGLAASYLNYARTFDDLNRYNQSLQMYERAMHYAAAVNHQRLSMEIMVSFGNALTHLGNNDAAKLYYLQGLEIASELNETWVSAVIYTALGRVHLNLGEDERAKENYESSFNLVQGISLPWIVRIYLQYLDFLLETGDTETAAVVAGQLEGFIDGLGSALEKADFTAHKAYLKYLKGDFVLAARYFSHADISYAKMDPYRVNPRFYFRKAFNLMAISDEAGIISARQALAYLDTYRLGLAMTGGMRAEFFSGLSRYVSELALVHLRRGEAEQAFEIAEQLKSRAFTEDLNFANVLQEALVESDRENDFSALQSRIIFLENQVLEAEDQPSRDALNLEIEQERIRVEGLFAQLAARNPAIRELIAPPIISLHQARAALDRGSAGLHIISGTHATGFLLFSRSGYEVAVSPLGHEELTDEITQLREALITKLPLNELNPLLEQATHDLFPEEIREALVSFDSIQISVDGVWAYLPVSALRYNGAYLVESHLIYFTPSFTARALLKERYQNNSNATQKALVFANPKLAGAEHTLQSRNMLREAQSLRQLPFGELEGRWVNTFFPGVVELKSGEEASDYALLSTELSPFSLIHFAVHGIMDERNPRYSGLVLSASVNDLNNPALSANGFLRESVINGLRLNADIVVLSACNTGIGKIMSGEGVLGLQRAFLNAGSSQVAVTLWSVEDRSTSLLMRSFYQNLNLQDAARSRFFRRSEALNYPLALREAQLSMLDNPQYNHPVNWASFVITGK is encoded by the coding sequence ATGAAGCCTCATGGCAGCCTTATTGTATGCTGTATCATTTTTCTTACGCTCTTCGGAGCGGATGCGAAGGTTTGGGGCTATAACGGGCTGACTGACGTAACGACACTTACAATACAAGATCAGGAGGTTGTTCAAGACAGCACTCAGGTTGTTTTTGATTGGATAGTACAGGCCCAGCAGTACCGCAGGCATGCAAAACCGGACTCCGCAGCCCTCATGCTGGATGCAGCTGAATCCTATCTTGCACGCAATCCGCATGAAAACCTGAGCTATATGCTGTTTACAGAGCGCGGTTTTCTGTATCGGGAGCTTGGTCAATACGATGAAGCCATACAAAGCTTCAGAAGTATTTTTCAGATCATTAGTGAAAACGATGTCCACCGCAATGCGGTAGTGCACAACAGCATTGCAACCCTCTTGAGAGAGACAGGTGAATTCATAGCTGCCATCGAATACCACGAACACTCATTGTATTTCAGAAATCAGGTTGAAAGCGGCGGGGAGCTTGGGCTTGCAGCATCTTACCTGAATTATGCGCGCACATTTGATGATCTGAACCGGTACAATCAAAGCCTTCAGATGTATGAAAGAGCCATGCATTATGCCGCTGCTGTTAATCACCAAAGACTATCCATGGAGATCATGGTCAGTTTCGGAAATGCTTTAACACATCTTGGAAATAATGATGCTGCCAAACTTTATTACCTGCAGGGGCTCGAAATTGCCAGTGAGCTGAATGAAACCTGGGTTAGTGCGGTCATTTATACAGCCTTGGGAAGGGTGCACCTCAACCTCGGTGAAGACGAGCGCGCAAAAGAAAACTATGAAAGCTCCTTTAATTTAGTCCAGGGAATTTCCCTGCCTTGGATTGTACGCATCTACCTGCAGTATCTTGACTTTTTGCTGGAAACAGGTGATACGGAAACAGCGGCAGTGGTTGCCGGACAGCTTGAGGGCTTTATTGACGGGTTAGGCTCCGCACTTGAAAAAGCTGATTTTACAGCGCATAAAGCATACCTAAAGTATCTCAAAGGTGATTTTGTACTTGCTGCCAGGTATTTCAGCCATGCTGATATCTCCTACGCCAAAATGGACCCCTACCGGGTCAATCCCCGCTTTTATTTCCGTAAAGCATTTAACCTTATGGCCATAAGCGATGAAGCGGGCATTATATCAGCACGTCAGGCGCTTGCCTACCTGGACACATACAGGCTTGGGCTTGCGATGACGGGCGGTATGCGCGCCGAATTTTTTAGCGGCCTGAGCAGATATGTATCCGAGCTTGCTCTGGTCCATCTCCGGAGGGGTGAAGCAGAACAGGCGTTTGAAATTGCAGAACAGCTGAAATCGCGCGCATTTACGGAGGACCTCAACTTCGCCAATGTACTGCAGGAGGCACTGGTGGAAAGTGACCGGGAAAATGACTTTAGCGCCCTGCAATCCAGAATTATTTTTCTTGAAAATCAGGTGCTCGAGGCTGAAGATCAGCCGTCGCGGGATGCGCTCAACCTGGAAATTGAGCAGGAGCGTATACGGGTAGAAGGTTTGTTTGCTCAGCTTGCTGCAAGAAATCCTGCTATCAGAGAGCTGATTGCCCCTCCTATCATTAGCCTGCATCAGGCGCGTGCCGCACTCGATCGCGGTTCCGCAGGCCTGCACATTATAAGCGGAACCCATGCAACCGGATTCCTTCTTTTTTCACGCTCCGGCTATGAAGTAGCGGTTTCCCCGCTTGGACATGAAGAGCTAACCGATGAAATAACACAGCTGAGAGAAGCCCTAATTACAAAGCTTCCCTTAAATGAGTTAAACCCTTTACTCGAACAGGCAACCCACGACCTTTTTCCTGAGGAAATACGAGAAGCGCTGGTTAGTTTCGACAGCATTCAAATTTCTGTTGACGGGGTTTGGGCCTACCTGCCGGTATCCGCACTCAGATATAATGGCGCTTATCTGGTTGAGTCGCATCTGATTTACTTCACGCCTTCATTTACGGCACGGGCTTTACTGAAGGAGCGCTATCAAAATAACAGCAATGCCACCCAAAAGGCGCTGGTATTTGCAAACCCTAAATTAGCTGGTGCAGAACACACCCTGCAGTCGCGAAATATGCTCCGGGAAGCACAAAGCCTGCGTCAACTGCCGTTTGGGGAACTTGAAGGAAGATGGGTAAACACCTTTTTCCCAGGGGTAGTTGAGCTTAAGTCAGGTGAAGAAGCTTCTGATTACGCCTTACTGAGTACAGAGCTATCCCCATTTAGCCTCATCCATTTTGCGGTGCATGGCATCATGGACGAGCGTAATCCGAGATATTCCGGTTTGGTACTTTCGGCTTCGGTGAATGACCTGAATAATCCGGCGCTTTCCGCGAACGGATTTCTGCGCGAATCAGTGATTAACGGACTCCGCCTGAATGCGGATATTGTCGTACTAAGTGCGTGTAATACCGGTATCGGGAAAATTATGAGCGGTGAAGGGGTACTCGGACTCCAACGTGCATTCCTGAATGCGGGCAGCAGTCAGGTTGCTGTAACCCTATGGAGCGTTGAGGATCGTTCAACATCCCTGCTGATGCGCAGTTTTTACCAAAACCTAAATTTACAGGATGCAGCACGGAGCCGCTTTTTCCGCAGGAGCGAAGCCCTAAATTATCCCCTCGCACTTCGTGAAGCGCAGCTAAGTATGCTGGATAATCCGCAGTATAACCATCCTGTTAACTGGGCTTCTTTTGTTATTACCGGAAAGTAA
- a CDS encoding transglutaminase family protein: MNAQDTLQREIKALIQLFDDPAPEIRDTVTKRLVQMGEAVVPQLDRFMADTKDEALKKEAEAVIRSVTFDSLQEEVAELAAQGVHTMEELEDAVFLFSRFKNPTLRIRPYRELLDALAQEASVPLRRADTAESRMLAFTHFIFEQNGYKGCSSKFLHPEHSYMHEVLRKRQGIPLSLAFVMLFVAERLKLPFYGMNMPLHFLVKFITPANESIIIDPFNQGSILTKEQCDLFLKNSRIRIFPQYYETASPYSMLTRFIRNLINGHMEAGEPELSKQLQHLLLLVESANTDRAK; the protein is encoded by the coding sequence TTGAACGCACAAGACACACTGCAGCGCGAAATAAAGGCGCTCATTCAGTTATTCGACGATCCTGCACCTGAAATACGGGATACGGTTACCAAACGCCTCGTGCAGATGGGGGAAGCTGTAGTTCCGCAGCTCGACAGGTTTATGGCAGACACCAAAGACGAAGCTCTCAAAAAAGAAGCTGAAGCGGTCATCAGAAGCGTTACTTTTGACAGCCTGCAGGAAGAAGTCGCAGAGCTCGCAGCCCAAGGCGTTCACACAATGGAAGAGCTTGAAGATGCGGTTTTTCTTTTTTCCCGCTTCAAAAATCCAACCCTGCGCATTCGTCCCTATCGTGAACTGCTTGATGCCCTTGCTCAGGAAGCCTCGGTGCCGTTACGCCGCGCGGATACCGCCGAATCCCGAATGCTGGCTTTTACCCATTTTATTTTCGAGCAGAACGGATATAAAGGCTGCAGCAGTAAATTCCTGCACCCCGAACATTCCTACATGCACGAGGTGCTTCGCAAAAGGCAGGGCATCCCGTTGTCGCTTGCTTTTGTGATGCTGTTTGTTGCAGAGCGTCTCAAGCTGCCGTTTTACGGTATGAATATGCCGTTGCATTTTTTAGTGAAGTTTATAACACCTGCCAATGAAAGCATCATAATCGATCCGTTTAATCAGGGTAGTATCCTGACTAAAGAGCAATGTGATCTCTTTCTGAAAAACAGCAGAATCCGGATTTTTCCGCAATATTACGAGACAGCGAGTCCCTATTCGATGCTTACGCGTTTTATCCGCAACCTGATAAACGGACATATGGAAGCCGGCGAACCAGAGCTTTCCAAACAGCTTCAGCATTTGCTTTTGCTCGTAGAATCAGCCAATACTGACCGCGCCAAATAA
- a CDS encoding acyl-CoA thioesterase — protein MRFYSRKLIKPEDLNPNHTLFGGSLLRWIDEEAAIFAICQLQTDKLVTKFISEINFISSARAGDIIEMGMEVIKFGTTSITFRCEVRNKFNKNKIITIDKIVFVHVDENGRPKAHGITSESEPAEDQAYEPA, from the coding sequence ATGAGATTTTATTCAAGAAAACTGATTAAGCCCGAAGACCTCAATCCCAATCACACCCTGTTCGGAGGAAGCCTGCTTCGGTGGATTGATGAAGAAGCGGCCATTTTTGCAATTTGTCAGCTCCAGACCGATAAACTCGTGACCAAGTTTATTTCAGAGATCAATTTTATCAGTTCGGCGCGGGCAGGTGATATTATTGAAATGGGGATGGAGGTCATTAAGTTCGGCACCACCTCCATCACCTTTAGGTGTGAAGTGCGAAATAAATTCAACAAAAACAAAATTATAACGATAGATAAAATTGTTTTTGTCCACGTTGATGAAAACGGACGCCCAAAAGCACACGGTATTACGAGCGAATCCGAACCCGCTGAAGATCAGGCGTATGAGCCTGCATGA
- a CDS encoding putative sugar nucleotidyl transferase, translating to MQLCFFDDTRATRLMPLTLTKPSNMVRVGILTITEKWEHYLSPDLVTRQMPEYMAGVYPAPEIDPSADCIWINGRFLPDHQVLGEILQLSTDEGLMHKHTPVAMRMDGTRSVSIFNAGSLPGAEISFSDTEHGTLLDAPWQVFAFNGEQVQADISLLKAKLRTVDEKKYPGVHFQSPYQVYVKDGAVIEPGSIIMAGDGPVYIGEKATIMSGAMLRGPVAVCSHATIKMGAKIYGDTTIGPWCKAGGELQNVVMQAYSNKGHDGFLGNSAIGEWCNLGADTNNSNLKNNYSNVRLTEWETGKDYDTGLQFCGTIMGDHSKTAINTMLNTGTVCGVCSNIVLGDFPPKHIKSFRWLTKNGEDIYKFDKAMETAGRMMERRGIEITPEYRAMMRFLFEKANR from the coding sequence ATGCAACTCTGTTTTTTTGATGATACCCGTGCGACCCGTCTCATGCCCCTGACCCTCACGAAACCATCCAATATGGTTCGGGTCGGAATTTTAACCATCACAGAAAAGTGGGAGCACTATTTATCACCCGATTTAGTGACGCGTCAGATGCCGGAGTATATGGCAGGGGTTTATCCGGCGCCCGAAATAGATCCCTCAGCGGATTGTATCTGGATAAACGGGCGCTTCCTGCCCGATCATCAGGTGTTGGGCGAGATACTGCAGCTCAGCACCGACGAAGGACTGATGCATAAGCATACACCCGTAGCTATGCGCATGGATGGTACCCGTAGTGTGAGCATTTTTAACGCGGGAAGCCTTCCCGGTGCCGAGATCAGCTTTTCAGATACCGAACACGGCACCCTGCTCGATGCCCCCTGGCAGGTTTTTGCCTTTAACGGGGAACAGGTTCAGGCTGATATCAGCCTTCTCAAAGCCAAACTCCGCACGGTGGATGAGAAAAAGTATCCGGGCGTTCACTTCCAAAGCCCGTATCAGGTTTACGTAAAAGACGGAGCTGTTATTGAGCCCGGAAGTATAATTATGGCCGGAGATGGGCCCGTTTATATAGGTGAAAAGGCTACTATAATGTCAGGTGCGATGCTGCGCGGTCCTGTAGCCGTCTGCAGTCATGCTACCATAAAAATGGGGGCTAAAATCTACGGTGATACGACTATCGGGCCCTGGTGTAAAGCGGGCGGGGAGCTTCAGAATGTGGTCATGCAGGCCTATTCCAATAAGGGGCACGATGGTTTTCTTGGCAACTCAGCTATTGGTGAATGGTGCAATCTGGGTGCTGATACCAACAACTCGAATCTTAAAAACAACTACAGTAATGTGCGCCTGACCGAATGGGAAACGGGGAAGGATTACGATACAGGCCTGCAGTTTTGCGGCACCATCATGGGCGACCATTCCAAGACCGCTATCAATACGATGCTTAATACCGGTACGGTGTGCGGTGTTTGTTCGAATATTGTATTGGGAGATTTCCCTCCCAAACACATTAAATCATTTCGCTGGCTGACCAAAAACGGTGAAGATATTTACAAATTCGATAAAGCCATGGAAACGGCCGGACGCATGATGGAAAGACGTGGTATAGAGATTACCCCGGAGTACCGGGCCATGATGCGTTTTCTGTTCGAAAAAGCCAACCGGTAG
- the glmS gene encoding glutamine--fructose-6-phosphate transaminase (isomerizing) yields the protein MCGIVGYIGFREASDVIIKGLKRLEYRGYDSAGIAILNGTLVVRKGKGKVANLESLISQTNVKGTIGIGHTRWATHGEPNDINAHPHWDGSQNFAIVHNGIIENYDALKQELQNKGHEFQGETDTEVLAHLIQEIKEVTDVDFETAVQMALKQVDGTYGLAIVNKNERDKIIVARKGSPLLLGIGDDEVFIASDASPIIEYTNKVVYLDDDEMAIISRDGYQVKTISNVALSKEVHELEMSIEQIEKGGFPHFMLKEIHEQSETIADCMRGRLVVEDNKIVLGGISAVTDRLVNARRLIIAACGTSWHAGLVGEYLIESLAKMSVEVEYASEFRYRDPLITEEDVMLVISQSGETADTLAAVREARSKGALVLGICNVVGSTIARETDAGIYTHAGPEIGVASTKAFTAQVTVLAMMAILLGQRRAKLDEKESASIIKAMSEIPAKVAEIMTKFDEVDAIARLFAYAPNFLYLGRSYNFPVALEGALKLKEISYIHAEGYPAAEMKHGPIALIDELMPVVVLAAADHTNDKMISNIEEVRARKGRVIAITTDNNQDVQRLSEFSITVPETHDLLTPLLTVIPLQILSYQIAVYRKCNVDQPRNLAKSVTVE from the coding sequence ATGTGCGGAATAGTAGGATACATAGGATTTCGCGAAGCTTCTGATGTAATCATCAAAGGCCTTAAAAGATTAGAATACAGAGGCTATGACTCGGCGGGAATCGCCATATTGAACGGGACGCTTGTCGTTCGTAAAGGAAAAGGCAAAGTCGCTAACCTTGAGAGTCTGATATCACAAACAAACGTAAAAGGCACCATAGGAATTGGCCACACACGATGGGCAACACATGGTGAACCCAACGATATCAATGCACACCCGCACTGGGACGGAAGTCAGAATTTCGCCATTGTCCACAATGGCATCATCGAAAATTATGACGCCCTCAAGCAGGAACTGCAAAACAAAGGCCATGAATTTCAGGGCGAAACAGATACAGAAGTACTTGCACACCTGATTCAGGAAATCAAAGAAGTTACCGACGTCGATTTTGAAACCGCAGTTCAGATGGCGCTCAAACAGGTTGACGGCACCTACGGGCTTGCAATTGTCAATAAAAATGAGCGGGATAAAATCATCGTTGCCCGCAAAGGCTCACCCTTGTTGCTGGGTATTGGCGATGACGAAGTCTTCATTGCCTCTGACGCCTCACCTATTATCGAATACACCAACAAGGTCGTGTATCTTGATGATGATGAGATGGCCATCATAAGCCGCGATGGCTATCAGGTAAAAACCATCTCCAATGTAGCGCTCAGCAAAGAAGTTCATGAGCTCGAAATGAGCATCGAGCAAATCGAGAAAGGTGGTTTCCCGCACTTCATGCTTAAGGAAATCCACGAGCAAAGCGAAACCATTGCAGACTGCATGCGCGGACGTCTCGTGGTCGAAGACAACAAAATTGTATTGGGCGGTATTTCTGCCGTTACCGATCGTCTGGTAAATGCCCGCCGGCTCATTATCGCGGCTTGCGGTACAAGCTGGCACGCCGGTTTGGTTGGGGAATACCTGATAGAAAGCCTGGCCAAAATGTCAGTCGAAGTGGAGTACGCCTCAGAGTTTCGCTACCGGGATCCGCTCATCACCGAAGAAGACGTCATGCTCGTTATTTCGCAAAGCGGTGAGACCGCCGATACGCTCGCTGCGGTACGCGAAGCCCGTTCCAAAGGCGCGCTGGTGCTGGGTATCTGCAACGTAGTTGGCTCAACGATTGCCCGCGAAACAGACGCCGGTATTTATACGCACGCAGGTCCTGAGATCGGGGTAGCTTCTACCAAGGCTTTCACCGCTCAGGTAACTGTACTCGCTATGATGGCAATTTTGCTGGGACAGCGCCGGGCTAAGCTCGATGAAAAAGAATCCGCTTCCATCATCAAAGCCATGAGCGAAATACCCGCAAAAGTGGCCGAAATCATGACGAAGTTTGATGAAGTTGACGCTATTGCACGTTTGTTTGCCTATGCGCCCAACTTCCTTTACCTCGGCCGCAGCTACAATTTCCCCGTAGCACTTGAAGGTGCGCTCAAGCTCAAAGAAATCTCTTACATACACGCTGAGGGGTATCCGGCCGCTGAAATGAAGCACGGACCAATCGCCCTGATCGATGAGCTCATGCCTGTTGTGGTACTCGCTGCCGCAGATCATACCAACGACAAAATGATCAGCAATATCGAAGAAGTGCGGGCACGCAAGGGACGCGTTATCGCTATTACAACCGATAACAATCAGGATGTGCAGCGTCTCTCAGAATTCTCCATTACGGTTCCGGAAACGCATGATTTGCTGACTCCGCTGTTAACGGTAATTCCGCTGCAGATTTTGTCGTATCAGATTGCGGTATATCGCAAATGCAACGTGGATCAGCCCCGCAATCTCGCCAAGAGCGTTACTGTGGAATAG